Genomic DNA from Streptomyces sp. GS7:
CGCTCCGGAGACTGCCCTGGAGCCTGTCCCGCGATCATGTGACGGGGCAGTCGGTTCCCGGTGCCTGTCCGATGGGTCGGCGCCGGTCAGAAGGACACCAGCACGTCCAAGCCTCCCTCACCACACGTTCGGTGAGGGAGGCTTGGTCGCGAACGGCTGGCCCGGGAGGATAGCGGCTGTCGCTGCGGCGCCCTGGACGTCACTGGCTGAACGTGCCCTTGCTGCTGGACTCATAGGACACGCCCTGGGGGTGGGGGGCGGCTCGGGGCTTGAGAAGCTGCGAACGTGCGCGGGTGTTAGCTTCTTTCCCGTGGGGGAACACCAGGACGGGACCAGGGCGGCCTACGACGAGGTCGTCGAGCTGTATGCATCGAAGTTCGCTAATCGGTTGGAGACGCAACCGTTCTCGCGGAACATGATCGGCACCTTCGCCGAGCTGGTGCGCGGGACGGGGAACCCGCGGGCAGCCGACGTCGGGTGCGGGCCCGGACATCTGACGGCCATGCTGCACGACCTGGGGCTGGACGCCTTCGGGCTCGACCTCTCCCCGGGCATGATCGACCATGCCCGGCGGGCCCATCCGGCGCTGCGGTTCGACGAGGCGCGGATGGAGGACCTGCCGGTCGAGGACGGCGCGCTCGGCGGCGTGCTGGCCCACTACTCGATGATCCACACCCCTCCTGGGGAACTACCCGCGCTGCTCGCCGAGCAGGTGCGTGTCCTGGCGTCAGGGGGCCTGCTCCTGGTCTCGTTCTTCGCGACCGACGGACCCGAGCCGGTCCGCTTCGATCACAAGGTGACGCCCGCCTATAGCTGGCCGGTTGACCGGTTCGCCGAGCTGCTGGCCGGGGCCGGGCTCGTCACGTTCGCCCGGCTGCTCCACGACCCGGCCTCCGAGCGGGGCTTCCTCGACGCCCACCTGCTGGCCCGCCTCCACTAGGTTGCCCGTGGGCCTCATAGAGGACGGGGATCCGACCGCATCGAGTGGATCCCGCTCGCCGACGTGCGCGGGATGATCGACCGCCGGGAGATCATCAGCAGCGGGTCGCTCGTCGGCCTTCTGTATGTCCTGATGGATGAGGCGATATGCCCTGATGGATGAGGCGATCCGCTGATTCAGGCGGGAGTACTTCCCCGAGGCGTCCTTCAAAGGCGGTGACGGCCTCTCCGCGGTACGGAGTCAACTGCCTGTAGAACTCCCCAAGGTGGCCTGCCAGCCTGTTTCAGCCTTCTGTGACCGGACAGCCCAGACAGCGCCGCTTCGCGCGATCCGGTCGGTTTCCGCAGGTGAGAGCTCTCACCGGACAGTCGAACAGCTGGGACACCTGCTCGTCGGCAGGCTCCGAACAGCGGAGGGGCCCCACACCGATCGGATGCTGTCGGTCGATTCGGAGCCTGTGTGACGTCGGCCTTCACGACGTGGTTGTAGTCGTGAAGGCCGACGTCGTCGCCGGGGAAGGTGTCGGTGCCGATGCGGCCGATGGCGGCAGGTAAGGCTCCGGCGGAGGCGGTGCAGGTAGCGCGGGCGGAATTTCTTTGAGGGCACCATCCGCGAAGCGCACAGGAAGACCACAGGCTCCTCGTATCACCCGGGCCCGCCGCGCCCTGGCCGGACTCGAATGCCGACATGTCCCACCGGTTTCCGGCGGCGATGGTGCCGTAAACCGGCCACGGGCGTCGGATCTCGCAAGGCATGTGAAGGAGTTTCCGCGATCCCGTGAACGGTCCCACGGGTCGGCATGTGGGGATATTGGGAACCTCGGCAGAAATTACCGATGAGCCGGGGTCGCCGGGCGGCCGGTCGGCATGGTTTGCTCTCGCGCCAAGCCACCAGTGGAAAGGACAGTCATGCGTAACGACTTCACCCCCGTCGAGACCCGAGAGATTTCCGAGGCCGACCTGGACAGCGTTTCCGGCGGCGTTCTCGGCGACATGGTTCAGGACGGCACGTCCGCGCTTCCGGGCCTGCCCGGGCTGCCGGGACTGCCGGGCCTGCCGGGTCTGCCCAGCGGCACGATCAGCGGCGGCGGTGGCATCCAGGTCACCGGCCCCATCTCGGGCCAGGCCGGCTTTTCCGGCATAGCCGGGCTCTGACGGCTACTGGGCCCCGAAAATCCTCTTTGTACTGCTGGTCATTCGGGGCCTGGATTCTGCGCCCCGTCGATCGCTTGGTCGGCGGGGCGCAGTGCTGCGAGGTGCGGGTGGGGGTGCGGGCCCGAGGTGGCCTCGCCCAGGCGCACCGGTGCTCATACCGCGCTCACCCAGCGCGCCAGGACGCCGGTGACCCGTCGCATGGCGCCGGCGGCCGGCGTGGTCGCCCTCTCGCACGCGTCCACGACGGCTACAACTGGTCAATAGCCAACTTCCTTAAGCAAAAGTGCCCGAGAGGGGCGCAATCGGGTGATTGCGATTGCCTCATGTGGGGCTTTTCATCCACTCGACGAGCCGAGCCCACAAGCCGGCTCCCGATCGACTCGGTGAACCCTCTGAATGCTCGGGAGTCCGCGTGCGTTGCGACGACCCGCCCTGACGGGCTCGCGCCGACTCCGCTCGCGTCGACGCCTCCGCTGTGCGCGCACCCCGGCGCTCCGCAGGCTCACACATGCACCGCTGAGCCATCGGCACGCCCATCATCACTTGGTCCACATGCCTCCCGCAGCCCTCATAGGTCGCCTTCCGGCACGACCGACAGGCAGCACGTTGACACATAACTCCCCTCCATTGGCTCTTCATTCAAGATCCACGATATCCACGCCATCACCACAAGAGACTCCGGTGGTTTCACCCTCTCCCCAAAAATCTGACTTGTACCGGCACGAGCCGCAATCATGAGGTCGAATTGCGACACAAGTGGCCGCCATGCTGGTCGTGGATGTCCAGACATGAGAGACAGAAGTCTCATAACCGTTGCGTGGAATATCACGCCAAGTGGCGCCAAGTGACCCGATTGAAAAATACCCTGAAGTTGCTCGAGATGCTGAAACGGTGATTGCATCACGCCCGGTCGAGGAACGGAGACGCAGCACCTTATTGCCACTTCCTGTCACCGCATTGCTTTTCAGACCGTCGACCGGGCGCAGTGAGGGCAGGAATCGAGAACGGCAACCACTCTCCCCGAACGGGTGGTGCGCCGGTCAGGAAGGAGCAACGTGGGTTGCTCGCACGCCGCAGGATGCCCCCTTTTCCCCCTACTCAGGGCGAGCTTGCAAGGTTGGCGCGAATACTACTGCGACAGCGAGGATCGATGGCTCGGCTGTGCGCGCTATCAGATGTCACTCACCGGCGAGCGCGTGCCGATCAGCCTGCTGCCCAACGGAGCCCGCGCGCGACACCTCGAACCCCCGGCCGAGGTGGACCGATCCGGCGCCACCAGCCCGGCGGCGGTACCCCGGCAGGCCCCACCGCCACGGTCCGCTCCCGGGTCACCGGAGACCGCGTCCTGGCCCCAGCCAGCGCCGACCCGGCCACATGAGCAGTCAGGACCCGGAACCGCGATACCGGAGGCCAGGGCCCAGTTCGGGGCAACACCTCCGCCAGCAGCTGTCCGGCCCAACCAACCGTCACCGCCCCCGCAGGTTGCCCGGCCTTCAGACAGCCTCGCTCCACACACGGGGCAAGCGCCCAGCCCGAAGCGCGGCTGGTGGGCTCGACTTGCCGATTGGATGAGAGGACCCGCATGAGTACCTACTGGCCCTGGTGGGCGGGCGCTATCGGGCTCGCTCTGGTCACCATCAACCACACCCTCATCACCGATCGGTCTCTCGGGGTGTCGGCCGCGTGGGATCGCGTGTTGCACTGGCGCCGGGAACGCCGCCTCGAGCAGATGGACGAGGAGTTCACCGACGATCAAGCTCTCGCCGAGGCGCTCGCCGCAGCTACAGCGGAGCACTTCGGTACCGGCACCGGCGCGTCCACCGTGCCGCAGGAACCGTACGGGACGTCGCGACCGCTCGAAGCGGACGCCGAACCGGCAGCGGGTGAGCGCCCCGCGGCCACGAGCCTGCGCCCGGCCCCGCTGGTCACCCAGGCTGCCCTGCTGATGTCGGTCTTCCTCGGCGGGCTCGTCGCCGCGGTCACCTCCGGGCGGTTCCACCTCCGCCACGACATGGGCCCGGGTTTCCGGAACCTGGTCACCGCCAATCCGGCCACCATGATCGCCGTGCTGTTCGTGGGTGGCGTGCTGGTCGGCTTCGGCACGCGGCTGGCCGGTGGGTGCAGCTCCGGCCACGGACTCAGCGGCTGCGGTCGGCTGCGCCCGGTCAGCATCGTCGCGACCGCCGTGTTCTTCGGCACCGCCGTCGTGGTGTCGTTCCTCCTGTGGAAGGTGATCTGATGCGCACCCGAGGCGCGATTCTGCTGGCCAACATCCTCACCGGACTGGCCCTCGGCTATACCGTCACCAACATCGGCTTCGGCGACTACGCCGAGCTGAACCGCATGTTCACCTTCCAGGACCTGCGCATGCTCCTCTCCTTCGCCGGCGCCGTGGTGATCATCGTGTGCGCGTTCGCTCTGCTGCGGGTCCGTCGCACCCCAGGGCGCATCCACGCCGGCGTGATCCCCGGCGCGGTGTTGTTCGGTACGGGCTGGGCGATCTCAGGTGGGTGCCCCGCAATCCCGATCATCCAGGTCGCCAGCGGATACCTGCCTGCCCTGATCACCATCGTCGGCGTCATCGTCGGTATCCGGCTGTGCCGCTGGGCCAATGCCCGATACTTCCACCTCGACCGCGGCTCCTGCGGGCTGTAGCCAAAGGCGCCCACCGACACGAGCCGTGGAGGCAGGGGCTCCCGCTTCGACGATCTCCCGACGTCCCCCGGCACCCCATGCACACCTCGGGCTGGGCGACGCAGACCGTCGGCCCCAGCCACAACACCCCGCCCTGTACGGCGGTTGTCCGCTGGCGAGTACTCCTGGGTGCGTGGTGGTGTGCGGGCGGCGGGCGTCCGCCGGGACCGTTCGCCAGGCCGCGGCCCGGCGGGGCGGCCGGGCCGCCCGGCGCGCCGCCCGGCGCGCCCCTGGGTAAGTGAAGTCAGCTTTTGACAGTCGCCGGAGCGTGGTTTCAGACGGCGCGGAGTGTGCGGGGGGGGGGCTGTCGGCGGTGATGCGATAGGCGAGTTGGGCACGGTCGGCGCCGGTGCGCGGCTCTTCGCCGCGGTAGCCGATCTCCCCGTTGGGCAGGCGTACGCGCTTGCGCTGCCATGCGCTCGTGTCCGGTTCCTCGTACGCGTAGACGTACCGTCCGCCCCGCGACTCGACGAACGACCGGTTGTCTTTCTCCTGCTCATCGCGGCCCTTGATGTCCCGCCCGGTCAGGGGACGGAAGGCGGGCTCGGTCTCCGTGTTGTCGGTAGCGTCGTTCTCGGCAGCGGCGGATCCCTCGTCGGCCTCGAAGGACAGACGGACAAGACCGGCTCAGTTCTGACCTTTGAGATCGCCCCAACGAGCCCGCCGCACAAGCTCGTTGTCCATGAACTTGGGTTACTTTCGCCAAACTGCTGGAGAAACGCCTTGCGCGATCACACCGTCATCGTCGGCTACGGGACCAAGGGCCGGTCCGCCGTCCAGACCCTCTGCGCCACGGGCCTTGCCCGCGACCGCATCGTCATCGTGGACCCCATCAGCAAGGTGGTCGACGCGGCGGTGGTCGAGGGGTTCGCGGGTGTGGTCGGCGACGCGACCCGCAGTGACGTCCTGCTGCGGGCCGAGATCCAGCGCGCGCACCAGGTCGTCATCGCCACCCAGCGCGACGACACCGCCGTCCTGGTCTCGTTGACCGCTCGTCAGCTCAACAAGCGGGCCAACATCGTCGCCGCGGTGCGGGAGGAGGAGAACGCGCCGCTGTTGCGGCAGTCCGGCGCCGACGCGGTGATCACCTCGGCCAGCGCGGCCGGTCGGCTGCTCGGGCTCTCCGTGCACAGTCCCAGCGCGGGCACCGTCATGGAGGACCTGATCCAGCAGGGCAGCGGTCTCGACCTCGTGGAACGGCCGGTGGTCAAGGCGGAGGTCGGCCGGTCCGTACGGGAGACCGATGACCTGGTCGTTTCGGTCCTGCGGGGGCACCGGCTGCTGGGGTACGACGACCCGGAGGCGAGCCCCCTGCAGGCCGCGGACCGGCTGATCACCATCGTCCGGGTCGCCTCGGCACAGGAGTCGGACCAGTTCGGCAGGGCGCCCGTCCGCCCCGCCAAGCCGACGCTGCCCGGCACCGGCGTCGCCCCGATGCGCCGGGCGGACGAATAAGGAGCAGCCGGGCGGGGTCGGGCAATCGGCTTCTCCGGGGCCCCGATCCGTCCGACCTGCCGCGACGCCGACCCGCACCGTCGCCCCGCGGCCGGTCGGCGAGTAGCCTCGCGCCCATGCGAGCGATCACTATCCCCGAGCCCGGTGGCCCCGAAGCACTCGTCTGGGCCGAAGTGCCCGACCCACAGCCCGCCGAGGGCGAGGTCCTGATCGAGGTCGCGGCCAGCGCCGTGAACCGCGCCGACCTGCTCCAGCGCCAGGGCTTCTACGACCCGCCGCCCGGCTCCTCCCCGTACCCCGGTCTGGAGTGCTCGGGGCGGATTGCCGCGGTCGGTCCCGGCGTGCACGGCT
This window encodes:
- a CDS encoding class I SAM-dependent methyltransferase, which encodes MGEHQDGTRAAYDEVVELYASKFANRLETQPFSRNMIGTFAELVRGTGNPRAADVGCGPGHLTAMLHDLGLDAFGLDLSPGMIDHARRAHPALRFDEARMEDLPVEDGALGGVLAHYSMIHTPPGELPALLAEQVRVLASGGLLLVSFFATDGPEPVRFDHKVTPAYSWPVDRFAELLAGAGLVTFARLLHDPASERGFLDAHLLARLH
- a CDS encoding type A2 lantipeptide, which translates into the protein MRNDFTPVETREISEADLDSVSGGVLGDMVQDGTSALPGLPGLPGLPGLPGLPSGTISGGGGIQVTGPISGQAGFSGIAGL
- a CDS encoding YeeE/YedE family protein — protein: MSTYWPWWAGAIGLALVTINHTLITDRSLGVSAAWDRVLHWRRERRLEQMDEEFTDDQALAEALAAATAEHFGTGTGASTVPQEPYGTSRPLEADAEPAAGERPAATSLRPAPLVTQAALLMSVFLGGLVAAVTSGRFHLRHDMGPGFRNLVTANPATMIAVLFVGGVLVGFGTRLAGGCSSGHGLSGCGRLRPVSIVATAVFFGTAVVVSFLLWKVI
- a CDS encoding YeeE/YedE thiosulfate transporter family protein; the protein is MRTRGAILLANILTGLALGYTVTNIGFGDYAELNRMFTFQDLRMLLSFAGAVVIIVCAFALLRVRRTPGRIHAGVIPGAVLFGTGWAISGGCPAIPIIQVASGYLPALITIVGVIVGIRLCRWANARYFHLDRGSCGL